A window of the Tunturibacter empetritectus genome harbors these coding sequences:
- a CDS encoding family 2A encapsulin nanocompartment shell protein, which translates to MDWKPLEAGIFRRNRVVEEKPIEVLCGHVDESEIPETYAEYETAPREYRLSSINALINVQTRIGDLFSNPYDQVREQLRVTIEGVKERQENELLNNADYGLINNVPDSQKISTRKGSPTPDDLDELLTKVWKEPSFFLAHPRTIAAFGRECTRRGVPPPSVTLFGSPFLTWRGIPLIPTDKIHVTGKVPKSKILLIRVGERKQGVIGLFQPGLTGEQSPGLSVRFTGIDNRGRASYLISLYCAASVLTDDAIAALENVEVGNYHEYK; encoded by the coding sequence GAACCGCGTCGTCGAGGAAAAGCCAATCGAAGTGCTTTGCGGCCATGTGGATGAGTCGGAGATCCCTGAGACTTATGCTGAATACGAAACCGCGCCGCGCGAGTACCGTCTGAGCAGCATCAATGCTCTGATTAACGTCCAAACACGTATCGGCGACCTCTTCAGTAATCCTTACGATCAGGTCCGTGAGCAGTTGCGAGTCACTATTGAAGGCGTGAAGGAGCGGCAGGAGAATGAACTCCTGAACAATGCTGACTATGGGCTGATTAATAACGTGCCCGATTCTCAGAAGATCTCGACCCGGAAAGGCTCTCCTACGCCGGACGATCTGGATGAGCTGTTGACGAAGGTGTGGAAAGAACCGTCCTTCTTCCTTGCGCATCCGCGCACCATTGCAGCCTTCGGCCGTGAATGCACGCGGCGCGGCGTTCCACCGCCCAGTGTAACTCTCTTCGGCAGCCCATTCCTTACGTGGCGTGGTATTCCTCTGATTCCGACTGACAAGATACACGTTACTGGGAAGGTGCCAAAGTCGAAGATCCTCCTGATCCGCGTGGGTGAGCGTAAGCAAGGCGTCATTGGTCTCTTTCAGCCTGGTCTGACGGGAGAGCAGAGCCCTGGTCTTTCTGTGCGTTTTACAGGAATCGACAACCGCGGGCGTGCCTCCTATCTGATTTCTCTCTATTGCGCGGCTTCTGTTTTGACCGACGATGCGATCGCAGCACTCGAGAACGTCGAAGTCGGAAACTACCATGAGTACAAGTGA